Within the Chlorocebus sabaeus isolate Y175 chromosome 19, mChlSab1.0.hap1, whole genome shotgun sequence genome, the region CTGGAGGTCAGGGTTGTCCTGGAAGGTGGAGTCGCGGAAAACCACGGAAGCCTGGGGACGGCATCCGACAGGGAAGGTGTCTCCAACGACCGCCCACTGCAGAGGGACAGGCAGTTGTGGGGGACCGTGGGGGTGTGGGGGGCCGTGGGGGTGCACTGGCCTGCCCCCCAGATAGTGTCCCAGGCCAAGCACCGAGGCCACCAGAGGGACAGGCAGTCATGGGGGTGCCATGGCGGGAAGGCGTGGGGTGGCCATGGAGGGGCCGTGGGTGGTACACTGGCCTGCCCCTGTGGTAGTATCCTAGGCCAAGCACTGAGGCCACCAGAGGGACAGGCAGCCGTGGGAGGGCCGTGGGGGGTGCACTGGCCGGTCCCCCAGGCCACGCACTGAGGCCACCAGAGGGACAGGCAGCCGTGGGGGGGCCGTGGGGGGTGCACTGGCCGGTCCCCCAGGCCACGCACTGAGGCCACCAGAGGGACAGGCAGCCGTGGGGGGGCCGTGGGGGGTGCACTGGCCGGTCCCCCAGGCCACGCACTGAGGCCACCAGAGGGACAGGCAGCCGTGGGGGGGCCGTGGGGGGTGCACTGGCCGGTCCCCCAGGCCACGCACTGAGGCCACCAGAGGGACAGGCAGCCGTGGGGGGGCCGTGGGGGGTGCACTGGCCGGTCCCCCAGGCCAAGCACTGAGGCCACCAGAGGGACAGGCAGCCGTGGGGGGGCCGTGGGGGGTGCACTGGACTGCCCCGCAGGTGGTATCCCAGGCCAAGCACTGAAGCCACCCCGCCCCCACCTTGCCTCAACATGCAGACCTCCTCACCCACAACCACCAGCCCTTACCTGGGGCTCCCCGAACAGGGCCAGGACTTTCCCCAGGTCGTGCAGGAGCCCAACAAGGTGGAACCAGTCTGGGAGGGGGATGGACAGGGTAGGTTGGGGACTGCAGGGGCCAAGGGCAGAGGATGAGCAGGTTTGCGGGGCTGAGAGCCAAGTGGGGCCCAGGACCTGCTCCCCAACCCAGGCAGGGCTGCTGGAGGCCTGGGCCCACCACTACCCCCTTCCACCCTATAGGCCGCTGCATTCTGCCCCTTGGAGGCAGCACCTGCCCCCCTGCAGCAGAGCTGGGGCTCACCCTTGTCTGGGTGGGCCTTCCGGATGCCCTCCGCCGTCTGGAAGGCATGGAAGGAGTTGGGGAAATCTACATCTGGGTCTGACTCGTCCACCAGCCCATCCAGCAGGTCCACAGCCTCCATGACTGTCATTTTCTTGTAGGAGAAGCCCCCAAACTGGGCATGCTGGTGGGGAAGGAGAAGGCAGCATGGCCCAGGGTCAGCAGGCCCACCGCACAGTCGTCTCCATCCTCTCGGTGCCTGGTGGGCTCATGGGGTTGAGGGCAAGTCCTCTGCGTTTGCACAGGGCGGCAGGAAATGCCTACCTTGCTCCTGACGAAGTCCACTGTCTGGTGCGTGTGCATGAGCTTGTAGGTGGTGAAGACACGGTCCAGGAGGGGACCCGACTGCAGGCCGGAGGGTCAGTGGAGGCTGACACTACCCCCAACCTGCACACAAGGCCCCGTGCCTCCCCTCTCCCAGGCAGCCCCACAGGGTGTGATGGGGATGAGGGTTCCCACAGGGCACCTCCTGGAGCTGTGTGAGGGGCAGGTGCTGCTCCCCAGGGTGTGAATAGGGGGTCGGGGGGTGGGATGTCAAGGCACTCACCGTGTAGTTCCGGAAGCTGGCCTTGTCTTTGGCCATCTCTGGGTCCACATCAGGTCGGTAGACCAGGGAAGGGTCTGGGCCCTGGGCAGGTGGAGTATTGAACCTATTTCACCATCAGTCAGCTCCATGAGGAAGCACAGACATTCCCAGCGTGGCTGCAGACTCCAAGCCTGCCTCCGCTCGAGAGCTGGTGGGGGACACGTGAGGGCACAGCCTCTCCTGCACCATCATCCCGGCCCCTGCCCTGGCCTCAGCGAGTCCCAGGAGCTCTCACTCCCAGGTCCTTATCTACAAAGTGAATGTCAGCAGACGTCTGCTTCCAGGGTGCAGGGGATACCACGCCTGAGCGGCACCCATGGCCACCCTTGAGGGGTGGAAGCAGCCTTGGGAGGAGACTGAGTCCACAGGGAGCCTGGGGGTTGGCAGCCACTGGCTCTTCCCCAGCTGGACGGAGGAGCAGAGCTGGCCAGTGCCAGCTAGAAGAGGGCAGGAGCAGCTGGCCACCAGGAGAGCAGTCAGCGGGGCCTCTCTGCATGGGGTCTGGGTACTCACCACCGTCACCTTCATCCTGAGAGGGAGCGGCGCTCAGGTGGCAAAGTGCAGGCTGGTGAGTGTGTCCTCAGCCGGACTCCTATATACACCCCAGGTTACATAAGCGACTGTGGTAATGAGTGACCATCCACCCtcctcctggcctcagggagTTAATGTGTCAGCACATAAGCAGCCCCCAGCAGTCCCACATCCTCCTGCCCTGACTCGGCCTCCCTCCTGTCCTGAGCCGCTGACCTGCTTAGGGTTGCCTGTGGGCCCAGCCTCCCACTTGACCCTGGCTTTAGACCCCTCTGTGGGGTCCCACAAGTAGGGGCAGACCCAAGACCCCACCCTCAAGCACACACCCCCGCTGCGCCACCCCTTCCCCGGCTGCCCCACTGGATCTCAGGAGGAGAAAACTTGCCCCAGGCCCCTCATGATTCTAGGTGGGGCAGGGGCTAGTTAAGAAAAGATGATTCTGAGGACTTGTTAAAATGGTGAGAAAAGCTTTATTCGAGAGTGTGGTGAGAGGAGCTGGAGATCGATGGCGTCGGAGGGGTCAGCGGATGGGAAGTTGCTAGGGGAGCCTTTGAGGGTGGGGGATTCTCGCCAGAGCGGCTCAACGGGGGTCTTGCAGGAGGCTGGCAGGGTGACGAGATCACGGGTAGGAGATGAGGAACTGGATCAGATATTGAGGGTGGGTAATTCTCCATAAACTGATTTACCAGGATTCTTGCTAACACCGGGGTCGGTGGGCCCAGAGAGGATGGGGATAAGGTCAGGCCTCGTCGAGGGAAGGACTCAGGAGCACCTGCCTAGAGTTCGGCCACAGAATGTGTCAGGCTCTGGGAGAGGGGCCTCATGGAGAGTGGGGAGCAGAAATGGAATCGCCAGCACCCGGGCTGCCAATGCAACTTCCCATGCATGGGCCCTGCAGGCACGGAGGACACTGGGAGAACAAAGTGCCTGCAGCAGAGCTGGCATCTTGGAGCGTGGCCAGGGAAGAGTCTGGGAACAGCAGTCagctggggcaggggagaggcAGTGGTTTGCTGGGGCCATACCTAGGGCTGTGCAGATCACAGTTCTGGGCTTCAGGTGTCAGGTGAGGGCTGTGGGGAGCTGACCTGACTCAACAAGATTCTGGCACAGCTGAGCTGAAAAGGAGCTGTGAGGAGACCCCAGCGCCCCCCATTTAAATGGCACCTGCCCCACACTCTCCTTGTCTGACTTCCCGTGGCACTCAGCACTCCCTGCCACTCCACCACCCACTTACTCTACCTTCTATGTTTGTCTCCTGTCTCCCCCTAGAACGTCAGCCCCCGGGGGCAAGGCTGTATCCTCAAGTGTCCCAACAAGCGTGGGTCACGTGCTCAGCATGCACTGGCCAGAGGGATGGAGACAGGCACTGGGAGGAGGCTACGGCCATCGCCCCCACAGCAGGTGGTGCCTGGGTCAGGAGAAGGTGTCTGGATAAGTTCAGGAAGTGGGACCAGGCGGGATTCATAGGAAGGTGCAAGAGAAGAgagggggttttttgtttttgttttttttgaaacggagtcttgctctgtcgtccaggcttgagtgcagcagtgcaatctcagctcactgcaacctccacctccctgcaacctccacctcccgggctcagacgaatctcctgcctcagcctcctgagtagatgtaATTActagcgtgtgccaccacgcccagctaatttttgtattattactattttttttttttttttttgagacagagctttgctcttgttacccaggctggagtgcagtggcacaatctcagctcactgcaacctccaggttcaagtgatcctcctgcctcagcctcctgagtagctgggattacagtcatgtgccactgtgcccaattaattttgtattttttatttaacattttatattttaatattgtatattttattgtatttgtatttaattttgtaatttttgtatttttagtagagatggggtttcaccatgttggccaggctggtcttgaactcctgacctcaggtgatctgcctgacttggcctcccaaagtgctgggattacaggtgtgagccaccaggcccagcctagaGGAGGTTTTGGCCAGAGCAGCGGGAAGTGGTTGCTGGCGAAGGTGGGGGTGAGTGCAGGTGCTGCTGGGCCTGTGCGTGAGGGTGTCAGGTGGGTCTGGCTTCACACCTGAGGCGATGCAGAGGGTCACAGAAGGCGGCCTCCTGACTACAGGGCATGAGGAGGGTGAAGGCTTTCCTGGAGGAGGGAACACTTGGCCCTGACCACAGGCAGGCCCCAGACAGGGTGCCAAGCTGGACTTT harbors:
- the MIOX gene encoding inositol oxygenase — protein: MKVTVGPDPSLVYRPDVDPEMAKDKASFRNYTSGPLLDRVFTTYKLMHTHQTVDFVRSKHAQFGGFSYKKMTVMEAVDLLDGLVDESDPDVDFPNSFHAFQTAEGIRKAHPDKDWFHLVGLLHDLGKVLALFGEPQWAVVGDTFPVGCRPQASVVFRDSTFQDNPDLQDPRYSTELGMYQPHCGLDRVLMSWGHDEYMYQVMKFNKFSLPPEAFYMIRFHSFYPWHTGSDYQQLCSQQDLAMLPWVQEFNKFDLYTKCPDLPDVDKLRPYYQGLIDKYCPGILSW